A portion of the Deltaproteobacteria bacterium genome contains these proteins:
- a CDS encoding extracellular solute-binding protein → MSRKKRLITRRDFVKGTVAGTVAAGLGANIILPGRARAAKKTLKILQWNHFVPGYDKWFNNEYIKEWGEMNDTEVIVDNIGLAGLNSRAAAEVSAQKGHDLFMLLWPVPDLEDQVIDHAEIYQECEKKYGKAIPLAIRSTYNPKTKKFYGFSDSYVPDPVNYRSDLWGDVGMVPDTWENVRIGGAKIKKKHGIPVGVGLSAEIDTGMAMRAILYSFGGSVQDEEGNLALNSKETLEAVKFVKALFEEAMTPEVLAWDASSNNRFMLAGKGSLALNAISITRTAENQKNPIGDKIALAKAPMGPVRQIGLEHVMDVYVIWKFAENIEGAKKFLVDYIGNFRRGFLASEFYNFPCFPKTVPDIQELIANDPKATPPDKYKVLSDVLDWATNVGYPGYATAAISEIFGTWVLNTMFAEAAVGAQSPEDAIKRAEGKCQKIFAKWKEKGKM, encoded by the coding sequence ATGTCAAGGAAGAAGCGACTCATCACCAGGAGAGATTTTGTCAAGGGGACTGTGGCGGGAACGGTAGCGGCAGGACTCGGGGCCAACATTATCCTGCCCGGCAGAGCACGGGCAGCGAAAAAAACGCTCAAGATACTCCAGTGGAACCACTTCGTACCCGGTTACGACAAGTGGTTCAACAATGAGTACATCAAAGAGTGGGGGGAGATGAACGACACCGAGGTGATCGTTGACAACATCGGCCTTGCGGGGCTCAACTCCAGGGCTGCTGCCGAGGTTTCCGCCCAGAAGGGGCACGACCTCTTCATGCTCCTCTGGCCGGTTCCGGACCTGGAGGACCAGGTGATCGACCATGCCGAGATCTACCAGGAGTGCGAGAAGAAGTACGGGAAAGCCATACCCCTTGCGATCAGGAGTACCTACAACCCCAAGACCAAGAAGTTCTATGGATTCTCCGACAGCTACGTTCCCGATCCGGTGAACTACCGCAGCGACCTGTGGGGCGACGTGGGGATGGTGCCGGACACGTGGGAAAACGTGAGAATAGGCGGCGCAAAGATCAAGAAGAAACACGGTATCCCCGTGGGCGTCGGGCTCTCCGCGGAGATAGACACCGGCATGGCCATGCGGGCCATACTCTACTCTTTCGGGGGGTCGGTACAGGACGAAGAGGGGAACCTGGCGCTCAACTCAAAGGAGACGCTGGAAGCGGTAAAGTTCGTCAAGGCGCTCTTCGAGGAAGCGATGACGCCCGAGGTCCTTGCATGGGATGCCTCTTCGAATAACCGCTTCATGCTCGCGGGGAAGGGCTCACTCGCCCTGAACGCCATCTCCATCACGAGGACCGCCGAGAATCAGAAAAACCCCATCGGTGACAAGATCGCTCTCGCGAAGGCACCAATGGGCCCGGTGAGGCAGATTGGCCTCGAGCACGTGATGGACGTCTACGTCATATGGAAGTTTGCTGAGAACATCGAAGGAGCGAAGAAGTTCCTGGTGGACTACATCGGCAACTTCAGGCGGGGGTTCCTGGCGAGCGAGTTTTATAACTTCCCCTGCTTCCCCAAGACGGTTCCTGATATTCAGGAGCTTATTGCAAACGACCCGAAGGCTACGCCGCCGGACAAGTACAAGGTGCTGTCCGATGTGCTCGATTGGGCCACCAACGTGGGCTATCCCGGATACGCAACTGCGGCGATCTCGGAAATATTCGGAACCTGGGTGCTGAATACCATGTTTGCAGAGGCCGCCGTCGGTGCACAGAGCCCGGAGGATGCGATCAAGCGTGCAGAGGGCAAGTGCCAGAAGATCTTTGCCAAGTGGAAAGAAAAGGGGAAGATGTAG
- a CDS encoding TolC family protein: MRRGLFFLIILTVTFFGGDPQALSADRREVTIGFIGDGPPAGRLDLSADVFKREILEVTRAEFDVRFPPEKHVFADWTEEGINRAIDSLLDDPDVDIIITLGSISSNEICQRRVFPKPVIAPIIIDVELQGLPFERGASGVKNLSYITSFKKAGRDIKIFHRMVPFTRLSVIADRLLLETFPRIAEEAKKIGRENQAELSLIPVTDSADHVLKSLSPETEAVFLASLVRFTPSEFKRLVAGLIEKRLPTFSLYGRQEVEEGILASVSPSSDFTRLARRVALNVQRILIGEDPGTFQVGLLYGQNLTINMATARAIGYSPPFDVLIEAERINEKVPEGARKISLSAAVNEAVEANLDLAASDREVAAGRQEVRIAKSVLFPQVEISAVGAVIDDDQARASLGTRAERTLAGSATLTQLIYSDDAWSNFGVSRSVQMSREEERERLRLDITLESSLNYLNLLKTITIEDIQEENLKVTKSNLELARFRQIIGYSGPSDVYRWESELANDRIEVLQAIAQRRVSEIALNRLLHRPLEEEVVTEETSVYDPELIISEERLFDYVDNPDDFGIFRNFVVQEGILAAPELRSIDAAIAAEQRILLAAKRAFWLPTFSLQADVTQILSEEGEGSDPSLTGVLPVSLPRADDTDWTISVLATFPLLEGGAKRAELKRSTEELARLRLDRMATVERVEERIRATLQVAGASYTSIRLSRDAAVAARKNLEIITDSYSQGAVGILELLDAQNASLVADLQAANAVTDFMIALMNVQRAQGRFDFFQTPEEREDWFRRLDEFFLREKALKN; encoded by the coding sequence TTGCGTAGAGGTTTATTCTTTCTGATAATTCTGACAGTCACCTTTTTCGGCGGCGACCCGCAGGCACTCTCTGCTGATCGAAGAGAGGTAACCATCGGTTTCATCGGTGACGGCCCCCCTGCGGGCCGCCTCGACCTTAGTGCAGACGTTTTCAAGAGGGAGATACTGGAGGTAACGAGAGCCGAATTCGACGTGAGATTCCCTCCGGAAAAGCACGTTTTCGCCGACTGGACCGAAGAGGGCATAAACCGGGCCATCGATTCTCTGCTGGATGATCCCGATGTGGATATCATCATTACACTGGGATCGATTTCATCCAATGAAATCTGCCAGAGAAGGGTTTTCCCCAAGCCCGTCATTGCCCCAATCATCATAGACGTGGAGTTGCAGGGCCTCCCTTTCGAGAGGGGCGCAAGCGGTGTGAAAAACCTCTCCTACATTACCTCTTTCAAAAAAGCGGGGAGGGACATCAAAATATTCCACAGGATGGTCCCCTTTACCCGACTTTCCGTGATCGCAGACCGCCTTCTCCTTGAAACATTCCCCCGAATCGCAGAAGAGGCGAAAAAGATCGGGAGGGAAAACCAGGCAGAGCTCTCGTTGATCCCCGTAACGGATTCGGCCGACCACGTCCTCAAATCCCTGTCCCCCGAAACGGAGGCAGTCTTCCTGGCCTCTCTCGTCAGGTTCACGCCTTCAGAATTCAAACGGCTCGTTGCCGGCCTGATCGAAAAGCGGCTACCCACTTTCTCGCTCTACGGGAGGCAGGAGGTGGAAGAGGGAATACTCGCATCCGTATCACCCTCTTCGGACTTTACCCGCCTCGCCCGCAGGGTTGCCCTCAACGTGCAGCGGATCCTCATAGGAGAAGATCCCGGAACCTTTCAGGTAGGTCTCCTTTACGGGCAGAACCTGACCATAAACATGGCAACTGCAAGGGCGATCGGTTACTCACCTCCCTTCGATGTGCTCATCGAGGCAGAACGCATCAATGAGAAGGTCCCGGAAGGAGCGAGAAAGATCTCCCTTTCGGCTGCCGTGAACGAAGCGGTCGAGGCAAACCTCGACCTCGCTGCCTCAGACAGGGAGGTGGCTGCCGGGAGACAGGAGGTGAGAATAGCAAAGTCCGTCCTCTTCCCGCAGGTGGAAATATCTGCGGTCGGCGCCGTCATAGACGACGACCAGGCCAGGGCGAGCCTCGGGACCCGGGCTGAACGGACCCTTGCCGGTTCCGCGACGCTCACCCAGCTCATCTACTCCGATGATGCCTGGTCGAACTTCGGCGTCTCGCGCAGCGTCCAGATGAGCCGGGAAGAGGAGCGCGAGCGGCTCCGGCTCGACATCACGCTCGAATCTTCCCTCAACTACCTGAACCTTCTCAAGACGATAACGATCGAGGACATTCAGGAGGAGAACCTGAAGGTTACGAAGTCAAACCTGGAACTGGCCCGTTTTCGACAAATCATCGGATACTCGGGCCCATCAGACGTCTACCGCTGGGAAAGCGAGCTGGCAAACGACCGGATCGAGGTACTCCAGGCTATAGCCCAGAGAAGGGTGAGCGAAATCGCCCTGAACCGGCTACTGCACCGGCCCCTCGAGGAGGAGGTCGTTACTGAAGAAACGAGCGTCTACGACCCGGAACTCATAATCAGCGAAGAACGCCTGTTCGACTACGTGGACAACCCGGACGATTTCGGCATCTTCCGGAATTTCGTCGTGCAGGAAGGCATCCTCGCGGCACCGGAACTAAGGAGCATCGACGCGGCCATTGCCGCCGAGCAGAGAATCCTCCTCGCGGCGAAACGGGCCTTCTGGCTCCCCACCTTCTCTCTTCAGGCCGATGTTACACAGATCCTTTCTGAAGAGGGCGAGGGATCGGACCCTTCCCTCACCGGAGTGCTTCCGGTATCCCTTCCCCGGGCGGACGACACGGACTGGACCATCTCAGTCCTGGCCACGTTTCCCCTGTTGGAAGGTGGCGCGAAGAGGGCTGAACTCAAACGCTCGACGGAAGAGCTGGCAAGGCTCAGGTTAGACCGCATGGCCACTGTCGAGAGGGTCGAGGAGCGCATACGGGCGACTCTCCAGGTTGCTGGCGCATCCTACACGAGCATAAGGCTCTCCAGGGATGCAGCCGTCGCCGCCCGGAAAAACCTGGAGATAATCACCGACTCCTACTCCCAGGGGGCGGTGGGTATCCTGGAGCTCCTAGACGCCCAAAACGCATCTCTCGTGGCGGACCTTCAGGCGGCAAACGCCGTGACCGACTTTATGATAGCCCTCATGAACGTGCAACGAGCCCAGGGAAGGTTCGATTTCTTCCAGACCCCGGAAGAGCGGGAGGATTGGTTCAGGCGACTCGATGAATTCTTCCTGAGAGAGAAAGCACTGAAAAATTGA
- a CDS encoding DUF853 family protein, which translates to MQDFEKLGVFYLGRQYDLDSRSLQDNLILYDSKDLTTHAVCVGMTGSGKTGLCTGLLEEAAIDGIPAIVVDPKGDLSNLLLTFPDLEGNDFSSWINEEEARKKGLPASAYGSRGRPTSRIKKAR; encoded by the coding sequence ATGCAGGATTTCGAAAAACTCGGCGTATTCTATCTCGGCCGGCAGTATGACCTCGATAGCAGGTCGCTTCAGGACAACCTCATTCTCTATGATTCAAAAGACCTGACGACACACGCCGTCTGCGTGGGGATGACGGGTAGCGGCAAGACCGGCCTCTGCACAGGCCTTCTGGAAGAGGCCGCAATCGACGGAATTCCCGCCATCGTGGTCGATCCGAAAGGGGACCTGTCGAATCTCCTTTTGACATTCCCCGATCTTGAGGGAAATGATTTTTCATCCTGGATAAACGAAGAGGAAGCCCGCAAGAAGGGGCTCCCGGCTTCGGCGTATGGCTCGAGGGGGCGCCCTACTTCCAGGATAAAAAAGGCAAGATAA
- a CDS encoding MMPL family transporter: protein MTRFAIEKKIVTIMALLVVAAAGIMTYMKMPRAEDPGFIIRTAQVTTVFPGASPERVEQLVTDKLEKIIQQIPELDFIDSESKTGISIINVNIKESYMEMRPIWDDLRRKAESTKPDLPDEVIGPIVNDEFGDVFGIVMAITGEGYTYAELKKIADDVRSELLFLEDVAKVDIHGIQEERVFVEYNNARLAELGLSPLQLEQILTSRNIIIPGGEIFTEDEQIILEPSGNFDSVEDLRRTVIKLPGRSDLLFLDDLAEIYRGYIDPPTSKTRYRDIPALAIAINLREGGNTIRLGEQVKAQIELFKSSYPTGVDFDIVYFQPQWVGKKIDDFAGSLLQAIGIVLAVMMLFLGLRTGLIVASLIPMAMISAIFVMSFFDIGLDQMSLASLIIALGMLVDNAIVMSESIMVQMAGGKKPAEAAIDSANELRIPLLTSSLTTAAAFSPIFLAEAAVGEYTASIFMVVTITLLSSWILSLTMTPLFCVNFLKVKANPGDGNFDSRFYRTYRGFLLFILRNPLVTAALTVAIFTISIYGFKFIPKLFFPPGDKTIFYLELTLPTGTPLEKTEAVVFKIEEYLKNQLAADKEAGREGVTDWISFIGKGAPRYELPYSPEPPSPEYAYLLINGTSREIISDEIIPKLDSFCFQKFPDVRTTTALLKLGPPAKNPIEVRVSGRENDVLFGIVDRVKEKLATIPGSIGISDDWGQRTKKLLVKVNQPRALRAGLTSRDVAVSLQTILSGLETTDYREEDEVIPITLRSVAADRKDIGKLESHNIYVQTTGKSVPLKQVADIEMSWQPSKILRRDRLRTVTVESNVSRGANAIAISKAIDEWLRGESAKWDIGYKYEMGGENEKSDDANAAIGAKLPIAGLVIVLLLVGQFNSIRKPLIILLTIPLGLIGVAIGLLVTRSYFGFMTLLGVISLAGIVINNAIVLLDRIRIEIEEKGLEPAQAIVASAQQRLRPILLTVATTVGGLIPLWFGGGPMWEPMAISIIFGLIFATVLTLGFVPVLYSLFFRVSFKGFRYQEEEK, encoded by the coding sequence ATGACCCGTTTCGCCATCGAAAAGAAAATCGTGACCATCATGGCCCTCCTGGTGGTCGCCGCCGCGGGAATCATGACCTACATGAAAATGCCCCGCGCCGAAGATCCCGGATTCATAATCCGGACAGCACAGGTGACGACCGTCTTTCCCGGGGCGAGCCCCGAACGGGTCGAGCAGCTCGTGACGGACAAGCTCGAAAAGATCATCCAGCAGATCCCCGAACTCGATTTTATAGACAGCGAATCCAAGACCGGCATCTCGATCATCAACGTCAACATAAAGGAGAGCTACATGGAGATGCGTCCCATCTGGGACGACCTGAGAAGGAAGGCGGAAAGCACAAAACCCGATCTTCCAGACGAGGTAATCGGGCCTATCGTGAACGACGAGTTCGGAGACGTCTTCGGGATCGTCATGGCAATAACCGGGGAGGGATACACCTACGCAGAACTCAAGAAGATAGCCGATGATGTTCGAAGCGAGCTTCTCTTTCTGGAAGACGTTGCGAAGGTCGACATTCACGGAATCCAGGAAGAGCGTGTTTTCGTCGAATACAACAATGCCCGCCTGGCGGAGCTCGGCCTCTCTCCCCTTCAGCTGGAGCAGATTCTCACGTCGAGGAACATCATCATTCCCGGCGGGGAAATTTTCACGGAGGACGAGCAGATCATCCTCGAACCCTCGGGAAACTTCGATTCCGTCGAGGACCTGAGGCGCACGGTCATCAAGCTTCCCGGCCGCAGCGACCTTCTCTTTCTGGACGACCTTGCAGAGATCTACCGGGGATACATCGATCCCCCGACTTCAAAAACGCGATACCGGGATATACCCGCCCTCGCCATCGCCATAAACCTGCGCGAGGGGGGAAACACCATCAGGCTGGGGGAACAGGTCAAGGCCCAGATCGAGCTGTTCAAGAGCTCATATCCCACCGGCGTAGATTTCGACATTGTCTACTTTCAGCCGCAGTGGGTGGGAAAGAAGATTGATGATTTTGCGGGAAGCCTCCTTCAGGCGATCGGAATAGTCCTGGCCGTGATGATGCTGTTTCTGGGCCTGAGAACAGGCCTGATCGTGGCCAGCCTCATCCCCATGGCGATGATCTCGGCTATTTTCGTCATGTCCTTCTTCGATATCGGCCTGGATCAGATGTCTCTCGCCTCCCTTATCATCGCCCTTGGAATGCTCGTTGACAACGCAATCGTCATGTCCGAGTCGATCATGGTGCAGATGGCCGGCGGGAAAAAACCCGCAGAGGCCGCCATCGATTCGGCAAACGAACTGCGCATCCCGCTCCTTACCTCATCTCTTACGACGGCAGCCGCTTTTTCGCCCATATTTCTCGCCGAAGCTGCCGTCGGCGAGTACACTGCCTCAATCTTCATGGTGGTAACCATTACTCTCCTCTCCTCCTGGATCCTCTCCCTCACCATGACGCCCCTTTTCTGCGTCAACTTCCTCAAGGTGAAGGCCAATCCGGGAGATGGGAACTTCGACTCAAGGTTTTACCGAACCTACCGTGGTTTTCTCCTGTTTATCCTTCGGAACCCCCTCGTAACGGCGGCTCTCACGGTCGCCATCTTCACCATTTCCATTTACGGCTTCAAGTTCATACCGAAACTGTTCTTCCCTCCGGGAGACAAGACCATCTTCTACCTGGAGCTGACACTGCCCACCGGCACGCCCCTTGAAAAAACGGAGGCTGTCGTTTTTAAGATCGAAGAATATCTGAAGAATCAACTCGCGGCAGACAAGGAGGCGGGCAGGGAGGGGGTAACGGACTGGATAAGTTTCATAGGGAAGGGTGCACCGCGCTACGAACTCCCCTACTCACCCGAGCCCCCGAGTCCCGAGTACGCCTACCTCCTGATAAACGGGACATCGCGTGAAATCATATCGGACGAGATCATACCGAAGCTGGATTCATTCTGCTTCCAGAAGTTTCCCGATGTCAGAACGACCACCGCCCTGCTCAAGCTCGGCCCGCCTGCAAAAAATCCCATCGAGGTCAGGGTCTCGGGAAGGGAAAACGACGTTCTCTTCGGTATCGTCGACAGGGTGAAGGAAAAACTCGCCACCATCCCGGGATCGATCGGCATCTCCGACGACTGGGGACAGCGAACCAAGAAGCTGCTCGTGAAAGTCAATCAGCCACGTGCCCTCCGGGCAGGACTCACCAGCCGCGACGTGGCCGTTTCCCTCCAGACGATCCTTTCGGGACTGGAGACGACCGATTACCGCGAGGAAGACGAGGTGATACCCATCACCCTCCGGTCGGTCGCCGCTGACAGGAAAGACATCGGCAAGCTCGAGAGCCACAATATCTACGTCCAAACCACGGGGAAATCGGTGCCCCTGAAACAGGTCGCCGATATCGAGATGTCCTGGCAGCCGTCGAAGATCCTGCGCAGGGACCGCCTGCGAACGGTTACCGTCGAGTCGAACGTCTCAAGGGGTGCAAACGCCATAGCCATATCCAAAGCGATCGACGAGTGGCTCAGGGGGGAAAGCGCGAAGTGGGACATCGGCTACAAGTACGAGATGGGCGGGGAAAACGAAAAGTCCGATGATGCCAACGCGGCGATCGGCGCCAAACTGCCAATCGCGGGACTGGTCATCGTCCTTCTACTCGTGGGCCAGTTCAACTCGATACGAAAACCGCTCATCATCCTTCTCACCATCCCTCTCGGACTCATCGGCGTCGCAATCGGCCTCCTGGTGACCAGGTCATACTTCGGCTTCATGACGCTCCTCGGGGTTATATCCCTGGCCGGGATTGTCATCAACAACGCCATCGTCCTTCTGGATCGCATCAGGATCGAGATCGAGGAGAAGGGCCTGGAGCCGGCACAGGCAATCGTGGCGTCCGCCCAGCAGCGGCTCCGCCCTATTCTGCTGACCGTTGCAACCACGGTGGGGGGGTTGATTCCCCTCTGGTTCGGCGGAGGCCCAATGTGGGAACCCATGGCGATCTCCATTATCTTCGGGCTCATCTTCGCCACGGTCCTGACCCTCGGTTTCGTTCCCGTGCTCTATTCGCTCTTCTTCCGGGTCAGCTTCAAGGGCTTCCGGTATCAGGAGGAGGAAAAATGA
- a CDS encoding efflux RND transporter periplasmic adaptor subunit, which yields MEKRQLFVNAILVMIAVLLSFSCGKKEQVSEEIIRPIRYTQVFSTGIDRLRSFAGTAQAPFEAKLSFKVNGTMISRPVKLGDNVTEGQLIAELDPKDYILQVQEADAALTRARAEARNAAANYERVRLLYESDNASLSDLDIARAQAESTQAQVGSFEKQLELAKLQLSYTKLTAPVSGWISSEDTEVNENVGAGKTIVTLTSGRKPEVQVAIPEILIAEINRGHRVTVRFDALEGKDFEATVTKVGISPEKLSTTFPVTVELDSSDPNLRPGMAAEVTFRFQAKKRFIVPPVAVGEDQEGKFLFIVESDGSGFGTVKKRPVTVGELTSEGIEVREGLLDGDLVVIAGVSKILDGQKVRVPEKAEAKEQP from the coding sequence ATGGAAAAGAGGCAGCTTTTCGTCAATGCTATCCTGGTTATGATCGCCGTACTCCTGTCGTTTTCCTGCGGGAAGAAAGAGCAGGTATCCGAGGAGATTATCAGGCCCATACGCTACACGCAGGTTTTTTCAACCGGAATCGACCGCCTGCGATCCTTCGCCGGCACCGCCCAGGCTCCATTCGAGGCCAAGCTGAGCTTCAAAGTAAACGGAACGATGATCAGCCGGCCGGTAAAACTGGGAGACAACGTAACGGAGGGACAGCTCATCGCCGAGCTTGACCCGAAAGACTATATCCTCCAGGTCCAGGAGGCAGACGCAGCCCTCACCCGGGCACGGGCGGAAGCGAGGAACGCCGCGGCAAACTACGAGCGTGTGCGGCTTCTCTACGAGAGCGACAATGCCTCCCTCAGCGACCTGGACATAGCCCGGGCACAGGCAGAATCGACACAGGCACAGGTGGGCTCCTTCGAGAAACAGCTCGAACTTGCGAAGCTACAACTCAGCTACACGAAACTCACCGCGCCCGTTAGCGGATGGATCTCCTCGGAAGACACGGAGGTGAACGAAAACGTGGGGGCAGGAAAAACAATCGTCACCCTCACATCGGGAAGGAAGCCTGAGGTACAGGTGGCCATACCCGAAATCCTCATCGCCGAAATAAACAGGGGACACAGGGTAACCGTCCGGTTCGATGCGCTCGAGGGAAAAGATTTCGAAGCCACGGTCACGAAAGTCGGCATATCCCCCGAAAAGCTCTCCACCACCTTCCCGGTTACCGTCGAACTGGATAGTTCGGATCCCAATCTGCGACCGGGCATGGCTGCAGAGGTAACGTTCCGGTTCCAGGCGAAAAAAAGATTCATCGTCCCTCCGGTAGCCGTAGGAGAAGACCAGGAAGGAAAGTTTCTCTTCATCGTCGAATCAGACGGGTCTGGCTTCGGAACAGTCAAAAAGAGACCGGTTACGGTTGGGGAACTCACATCGGAAGGCATTGAGGTCAGGGAAGGGCTCTTGGACGGCGACCTCGTCGTCATCGCCGGAGTGAGTAAAATTCTGGACGGGCAGAAGGTGAGAGTCCCGGAAAAAGCAGAGGCCAAGGAACAACCATGA
- a CDS encoding ATP-binding cassette domain-containing protein — MKRGEPHIVVEDLTMAYGSFVLQRDLNFTIYRGDIFIIMGGSGCGKSTLLRHLVGLKEPAKGRVLYEAVSFWDVDHEERERLKRNFGILYQSGALWSSMTLAENIALPLEEYTDLSPAQIREIISLKLQLVGLAGFEDYYPSEISGGMKKRAGLARAMALDPEILFFDEPSAGLDPISARNLDELIIELRDSLGATVVIVTHELASIFAVGNNSVFLDVDTRTMIAEGDPHELVTKAVPKVRTFLTRGEEAGEGI, encoded by the coding sequence ATGAAAAGAGGAGAGCCTCACATAGTAGTCGAAGACCTGACCATGGCCTACGGGAGTTTCGTTCTCCAGCGGGATCTCAACTTCACGATTTACCGGGGCGACATCTTCATCATCATGGGTGGAAGCGGCTGCGGCAAGAGCACGCTGCTCAGGCACCTGGTGGGGCTCAAGGAGCCTGCAAAGGGGAGGGTGCTCTACGAAGCGGTCAGCTTCTGGGATGTGGACCACGAGGAGAGGGAAAGATTGAAGAGGAATTTCGGCATCCTCTACCAGAGCGGGGCCCTCTGGAGCTCCATGACCCTCGCAGAGAACATAGCGCTCCCCCTGGAAGAGTACACGGACCTCAGCCCGGCACAGATCAGGGAGATCATTTCCCTGAAGCTCCAGCTCGTGGGCCTCGCCGGGTTCGAGGATTACTATCCTTCAGAGATCAGCGGCGGCATGAAGAAACGGGCGGGACTCGCCAGGGCCATGGCCCTGGACCCGGAGATCCTCTTTTTCGATGAGCCCTCGGCCGGGCTGGACCCGATCAGCGCCAGGAACCTGGATGAGCTCATCATCGAGCTCAGGGACAGCCTCGGAGCGACGGTGGTAATCGTTACCCACGAGCTCGCGAGCATATTCGCCGTGGGGAACAACTCCGTTTTTCTCGACGTCGATACCAGGACCATGATCGCCGAGGGGGATCCCCATGAACTGGTTACAAAGGCTGTTCCGAAGGTGAGGACCTTCCTCACCCGTGGAGAGGAGGCAGGAGAGGGGATTTGA
- a CDS encoding DUF4197 family protein, which produces MSVYAGFGDLIKSIEKSLTGGELSDDKIIQGLKEALQIGTVNAVGLISKLDGYYKNPDIKILLPDSVQKAEKILRTVGYGDKLDEFEVSMNRAAEQAAPQAKAIFIDAIKDMSFDDARKILQGEDNEATLYFKEKTGGRLHETFKPVVHDAMSEVGVTKSYQDLSDKVRTIPFTESLNVDLDEYVTGKALDGLFFMVAEEERKIRTDPAARVTDLLKDVFGGGG; this is translated from the coding sequence ATGTCGGTATATGCGGGATTTGGAGATCTCATCAAATCAATCGAAAAATCCCTGACGGGCGGGGAACTCTCCGATGACAAGATCATCCAGGGGCTGAAAGAAGCGCTCCAGATCGGGACGGTCAATGCCGTAGGGCTCATTTCGAAACTGGACGGGTACTACAAGAATCCCGATATCAAAATACTCCTCCCCGATTCCGTTCAGAAAGCGGAGAAGATCCTGCGGACGGTGGGGTACGGCGACAAGCTCGACGAGTTCGAGGTGAGCATGAACCGTGCGGCAGAGCAGGCTGCCCCCCAGGCAAAAGCCATTTTCATCGATGCCATCAAAGATATGAGCTTCGACGATGCCCGGAAGATCCTCCAGGGTGAGGACAACGAGGCAACGCTGTATTTCAAAGAGAAGACGGGCGGCAGGCTCCACGAGACCTTCAAACCCGTCGTCCACGATGCGATGTCGGAGGTGGGGGTAACAAAGTCGTACCAGGATCTCAGCGATAAGGTCCGCACCATACCCTTTACCGAGTCTCTCAACGTGGACCTCGATGAGTACGTCACCGGCAAGGCCCTGGATGGCCTCTTTTTCATGGTGGCAGAGGAAGAGAGAAAGATAAGGACAGACCCTGCTGCGCGGGTTACCGACCTCTTGAAGGACGTATTCGGGGGTGGTGGCTGA
- a CDS encoding MCE family protein produces the protein MAAKVSKTVIGAFVVGALALAVAGIMLFGSGKFFSKKTRYVVFFDSSVKGLSVGAPVMFKGVKVGEVVDIIVRYDPADVSVFIKVIFELEEDSIHRVGDVRPDPSRLPLLVEKGLRAQLQMQSFVTGQLMIGFDFFPDTKPQFANIKSEYVELPTTPSTIAQLSERLQDIPFEEIFQNLDDTLRGLNAFINRPELAESVKNLNLALKDAGKLLKDVNAQVEPLAASVKGTSEAARGALVQAEKTLAMEEGVPGELIADLRATLGQMEQTLKGLEGSVAKDARLVYELNTALRELAAAARSMRILSETIDTEPETLVRGKKGSKGE, from the coding sequence ATGGCTGCAAAAGTGAGCAAGACGGTAATCGGGGCTTTCGTCGTCGGTGCATTGGCCCTTGCCGTGGCCGGCATCATGCTGTTCGGTTCGGGAAAGTTCTTCTCCAAGAAGACCAGGTACGTGGTGTTCTTTGACTCATCGGTGAAAGGGTTGAGCGTCGGCGCACCCGTCATGTTCAAGGGGGTGAAAGTGGGCGAGGTGGTGGATATCATAGTCCGCTACGATCCCGCCGACGTGTCTGTTTTTATCAAGGTAATTTTCGAGTTAGAGGAGGACTCGATCCACCGGGTGGGAGACGTGAGGCCTGATCCGAGCAGGTTGCCGTTACTCGTCGAGAAGGGCCTGAGAGCCCAGCTGCAGATGCAGAGTTTCGTCACGGGCCAGTTGATGATCGGGTTCGACTTTTTCCCCGATACGAAACCCCAATTTGCGAATATTAAGAGCGAGTACGTGGAGCTCCCGACGACCCCTTCAACAATAGCGCAATTGAGCGAACGGCTCCAGGATATCCCCTTCGAGGAAATTTTCCAGAATCTGGATGACACCCTCCGGGGACTGAACGCTTTCATCAACAGGCCGGAATTGGCCGAGAGCGTAAAAAACCTGAACCTGGCGCTGAAGGATGCCGGGAAGCTGCTGAAAGATGTCAACGCACAGGTTGAGCCCCTGGCGGCGAGTGTCAAGGGAACCTCTGAAGCGGCCCGCGGCGCTCTCGTTCAGGCCGAGAAGACCCTCGCCATGGAAGAAGGCGTTCCGGGCGAGCTGATTGCGGATCTCCGGGCAACCCTGGGTCAGATGGAGCAGACCCTCAAGGGCTTGGAGGGGTCGGTGGCAAAGGACGCGCGGCTCGTTTACGAACTGAACACTGCGCTCAGGGAGCTTGCGGCTGCTGCCCGCTCGATGCGCATTCTCTCGGAAACGATCGATACGGAACCCGAAACCCTCGTGCGGGGCAAGAAAGGCTCGAAAGGAGAATGA